CGTGAGCAACGGCCCGACACCCAAAGCCGAAGAGGCCTATGACCCAAAATCGCTTGAGCACATCAAGGCCGGCACCTATCCCGTTGAGGCCGATATGGTGGCGGAAATGGAGGCGTTCCGGGCAGTTTTCGAGAAATATGACGTGACGGTGTACCGCCCGGAAGTGGTGGAAAACGAAAACCAGATCTTCACCCGCGATATCGCGTTTGTCATCGACGATGTGTTTATCGAGTCGAATATACTACCCGACCGTATCAAGGAGTTCCCCGCAATCCGGCATGTGGTCGACCAGGTCGATCCCGCTAAGTTCGTGCATATCGCCGACCAGGATATCCACATCGAGGGGGGCGACGTGATCGTGTGGAACGACTATATCTTCATCGGGACGTATAAAGGCGCCGATTACCCGGATATCAAGACGGCCCGCACCAACCTGAAGGGCGTCGAGTTTATAAAAAACCTTTTCCCGCACAAAAAGGTAATGGCTTTCGACCTCGTCAAATCGACCGTCGAGGCCCGCGACAATGCCCTGCACCTCGATTGCTGTTTCCAACCGGTGGGCACCGACAAGGCGATTATCTACAAAGACGGTTTCCGCGACGTGAAAGACTATGAGTTCCTTCGTGATTTCTTTGGTGTTGACAACCTCTTCCACATTACCCGCGACGAGATGTACCACATGAACTCGAATATATTCTCGATCGCACCGGACGTGGTCGTATCAGAACGAAATTTCACCCGACTCAACACCTGGCTACGGTCAAAGGGCATCACGGTAGAGGAAATTCCGTATGCCGAGATTGCCAAGCAGGAAGGTCTGTTGCGTTGCTCAACCCTCCCGTTGATACGCGATTAACCTATGAACACATACCCTCCGTTTAGTAGTTGCGTGAGGGATAGGAGCGGCAGCCCACAGCCGATGAGGTACGAAATCGGCGAGGACTAAAGCGGATAGCCCGACGGCGCCTTGTTCAGTAAGCAG
This genomic interval from Flavobacterium sp. HJ-32-4 contains the following:
- a CDS encoding dimethylarginine dimethylaminohydrolase family protein produces the protein MLSLNVKNETSRLRAVVLGTAVSNGPTPKAEEAYDPKSLEHIKAGTYPVEADMVAEMEAFRAVFEKYDVTVYRPEVVENENQIFTRDIAFVIDDVFIESNILPDRIKEFPAIRHVVDQVDPAKFVHIADQDIHIEGGDVIVWNDYIFIGTYKGADYPDIKTARTNLKGVEFIKNLFPHKKVMAFDLVKSTVEARDNALHLDCCFQPVGTDKAIIYKDGFRDVKDYEFLRDFFGVDNLFHITRDEMYHMNSNIFSIAPDVVVSERNFTRLNTWLRSKGITVEEIPYAEIAKQEGLLRCSTLPLIRD